In Nitrospira defluvii, the genomic stretch TCTCCGTCAGCGAAGCCGCCCTGCTCCTGGAACGGGAGCGGATGCCGTGCCTGCTGATCAAAGACGGCGAGGCCACCTTCGGCATCATGACCTCAAGCGACATCGTGAAGAAAGTCGTCGCCCAGGGACTGGAACCCCACGACGTGGAAGTGCGATCGATCATGTCGAAGCCCGTGCACTCCGTCGAATGCGATCAGATCCTGGACGATGCCACCAGCCTGATGGCCTCCACCGGCGCCTCGCTCCTGATCGTCACCAAACAAGGGCAACCGGTCGGCATTCTGACGGCGCGAGATCTCGCTCTGGCGCCGAAACGGTGCGACACCTGTCTCCCCGCAACGATTCGAGTCACGAACGGCGAGGGAGAAGGTGCGAAACACACCGCCACCATCCGCCAGCTCAGTCACGTAGGAGCCTTCATCGAAAGCCGTACCCTGCTGCTTCCCGGAACCACGATCATCCTCTCGTTTATGCTGCCTGGGGCGGATTTGAGCTTCTCCGTGCGCGGCACCATTCTCAACAGCAGTTATGAACCGGAATTCCATGAAGACCGAGGAATGCTCGGCACATATCCAGGGGTCGACATCCAGTTCGCGCCCCTGCCTTCTTCCGATGAGTCCAAAATTCGCGCCTGGGTGCTGCAGAATCTTCCGCGGGCATCAGACCTCTCTTAACCCCCTTCGATGAATGTTTTGCGTCACACCTCCCAGCTTGTTATGATTTCCTACTCCGACGATGCGCGTCCGGAGTGTACCGTACTTTAGGTGACCATCCATGAAAACCCCTGCCGCCCGTTCCAAACCAGCTCCGACCAAAGATGAAATGCTGACGCAAATCACGGCCCTGCTTGATCGCCCTGACGACGATATCCAGGCAGCGCTGATGAAGGAAATTCTGGCCGGAGTCCTCCGGTTGTCCGAGTCGAACCTGGATGTCCTGGATCTGAAGATCGTCAACCGGGCCTTGAAAGAGCTGCGTCACGCCTTCAGAGTGTTTCAGGGCTATCGGCAGCGTCTCAAAATCAGCGTCTTCGGGTCGGCCCGCACCCCCGCCGATGATCCCAACTATCAACTCGCCTTTCAGTTTGCCCGGCGCATGGTGGAGGAAGGCTACATGACCATCACCGGCGGCGCCGACGGGATCATGCGTGCGTCACAGGAAGGAGCAGGCCGCGAACACAGTTTCGGCGTGAACATCATGCTGCCCTTCGAGCAGGGCGCCAACGCGGTGATCGCCGATGATCCCAAACTCGTCACCTTCAAATATTTTTTCACCCGCAAACTCATGTTCCAGAAAGAGTCGCATGCCATCGCCCTCTTCCCCGGGGGGTTCGGCACCCATGACGAGGGATTCGAGATCATGACTCTCGTGCAAACCGGCAAGAGCGACCCCAAACCCATCGTCTGCCTTCAGGCGCCTGGTTGCGACTATTGGAATCACTGGAATTCCTTCATCACCGACCAACTGTTGAAGCGACGCCTCATCAATCCCGAAGACCTCTCGCTGTTTACCATCGTCGATAACGTGGAAGACGCCGTAACGGAAATTCGCACGTTTTATCGACGGTATCACTCACTCCGCTTCGTGGGACGACAGTTGGCCATTCGGTTGAAGACCCCGCTCACCGACCCGCAAGTCGAAGACTTGCAGGAGCAGTTCAAAGACATGCTGACGGAAGGGACGTTCGAACAACGGCCGTCACTCCCGGAAGAGATGGATGAACCGGGATTAAAGGATCTGGCGCGCCTGACGTTCTCCTTCAATCGCCGCAACGCCGGACGCCTCCGGCAACTGATCAACCACCTCAACCAATTGCCCATGACGGCGTGACGGTCATCCTAGCGAAACCGGTCCAGGATGCCACGCGCTCGATCAGACGAGTGAGATTGAGATAGCCCTTTAGTCTCCACAAAGGGACATGGTATGGTGAAGCGCTTATGAGTGCAGCCACCATGCGCAGCCTGTCTGCCGCCCTTCCCACCCTCGTCCTGTATCACGCGGAATGTGCGGATGGGTTCGGTGCCGCCTGGGCGATCTGGCGTCGTTACCCCAATGCGGAGTATCGCCCCGTCAAGCACGGCGAGGATCCGCCGGCCGATCTGGCCGGGCATCACGTCGTCATTGTGGACTTCAGTTATGCCAGGCCGACCCTTGAGGCCATGGCCAAAGACGCAGCCAGCCTGGTTGTGTTAGACCATCACATTACCGCCGAACAAACCCTGGCCGACCTCCCTTATGCCTACTTCGACCAGAAGAAGTCCGGCGCAGTCCTGGGATGGGAATGGGCTCACGATGAGCCGGCCCCCTGGCTCTTGCGCTACATTCAGGACAAGGATCTCTGGAACTGGGCCCTCCCGAACAGCCGTGAAATCAGCGCGGCGCTCGCATCCTATCCGTTCAACTTTGAGCTGTGGAGCAGTTTCGAGCAACCGGAACTCGAACGGGAAGGCCGGGCGATTCTTCGATACGAAAACGAACTTGTCACGAAGCTGGCCTCCCATGCGAGGCTCGTACAGTTTGAGGGAATGACCATTCCGGCCGTCTACAGCGCCGTGCTGACCAGCCAAATCGGCGAGCGGCTGTCTGCCGACCACCCGTTCTGCCTCATCTGGCATGACCGCAACGGACGACGTTACTACAGCATGCGCTCACGCGAAGATGGGACCGATGTGGGCACCATCGCCGCATCCTTCGGCGGCGGAGGTCATACACACGCCGCAGGTTTCTCAGTCCCGTTGCACGCCGATGGGTCACTGCCGTCAAACCCCCGGCTTCCGCGCCCGGCGCCATGACAGTCCTCGCTTCGGAAGATCGCGATGCTGCCGCTCAGCGACGATAACCCAACCGAACGGACACCCGTTGTCACCGTCGCCTTCATCGTCGCCTGCTCCCTCGTCTTTCTCTACCAAAGCTCCCTGGGTCCGATGACCGGCGAAACGTTCGTCTATCGATTCGGCGCCATTCCCTCCGTTGTATTCGGCCAGGCATCGCTCCCCCCGGATGTGGTCGCCATTCCTTCGTACGCCACCATTCTCACCAGCATGTTTTTGCACGGCAGCTGGATGCACCTGATCGGCAATATGCTCTACCTCTGGGTCTTCGGAAACAACATCGAGGACATCATGGGACATGGCAGATTTATCGTGTTTTATGTGACCTGCGGAATCCTGGCGGCACTCAGTCATGCCCTCACCGACCCGACCTCGACAGTTCCCATGGTCGGTGCCAGCGGGGCGATTTCCGGCGTCCTAGGCGCCTATCTGCTGCTGTTTCCCCATGCCCGCGTGTTGCTGTTGGCCCCGGTCGTGGGAACGACCTACGTCCCGGCTGGCGTTGTCTTGGGATTTTGGTTCGTGATGCAG encodes the following:
- a CDS encoding TIGR00730 family Rossman fold protein; amino-acid sequence: MKTPAARSKPAPTKDEMLTQITALLDRPDDDIQAALMKEILAGVLRLSESNLDVLDLKIVNRALKELRHAFRVFQGYRQRLKISVFGSARTPADDPNYQLAFQFARRMVEEGYMTITGGADGIMRASQEGAGREHSFGVNIMLPFEQGANAVIADDPKLVTFKYFFTRKLMFQKESHAIALFPGGFGTHDEGFEIMTLVQTGKSDPKPIVCLQAPGCDYWNHWNSFITDQLLKRRLINPEDLSLFTIVDNVEDAVTEIRTFYRRYHSLRFVGRQLAIRLKTPLTDPQVEDLQEQFKDMLTEGTFEQRPSLPEEMDEPGLKDLARLTFSFNRRNAGRLRQLINHLNQLPMTA
- a CDS encoding CBS domain-containing protein gives rise to the protein MTKTGYMLRDKPTHFSTPMVAHMMTPGVVQIPGDVSVSEAALLLERERMPCLLIKDGEATFGIMTSSDIVKKVVAQGLEPHDVEVRSIMSKPVHSVECDQILDDATSLMASTGASLLIVTKQGQPVGILTARDLALAPKRCDTCLPATIRVTNGEGEGAKHTATIRQLSHVGAFIESRTLLLPGTTIILSFMLPGADLSFSVRGTILNSSYEPEFHEDRGMLGTYPGVDIQFAPLPSSDESKIRAWVLQNLPRASDLS
- a CDS encoding rhomboid family intramembrane serine protease; translated protein: MLPLSDDNPTERTPVVTVAFIVACSLVFLYQSSLGPMTGETFVYRFGAIPSVVFGQASLPPDVVAIPSYATILTSMFLHGSWMHLIGNMLYLWVFGNNIEDIMGHGRFIVFYVTCGILAALSHALTDPTSTVPMVGASGAISGVLGAYLLLFPHARVLLLAPVVGTTYVPAGVVLGFWFVMQLLNGGANLGAQGGGVAFFAHIGGFIAGMLLIGFFKRPEVRFFAPTRARSWRY
- a CDS encoding phosphohydrolase; this translates as MSAATMRSLSAALPTLVLYHAECADGFGAAWAIWRRYPNAEYRPVKHGEDPPADLAGHHVVIVDFSYARPTLEAMAKDAASLVVLDHHITAEQTLADLPYAYFDQKKSGAVLGWEWAHDEPAPWLLRYIQDKDLWNWALPNSREISAALASYPFNFELWSSFEQPELEREGRAILRYENELVTKLASHARLVQFEGMTIPAVYSAVLTSQIGERLSADHPFCLIWHDRNGRRYYSMRSREDGTDVGTIAASFGGGGHTHAAGFSVPLHADGSLPSNPRLPRPAP